A section of the Aigarchaeota archaeon genome encodes:
- a CDS encoding helix-turn-helix domain-containing protein — translation MAKAFVKSTPLIHGMETVALDLLKLLKQKYDYKTLSKMTGLPVSTLNRYIKNKTIPQTQK, via the coding sequence ATGGCTAAAGCGTTTGTGAAAAGCACACCACTCATACATGGTATGGAGACTGTGGCGCTTGATTTGCTCAAGCTGCTTAAACAAAAGTACGATTACAAGACACTCTCCAAAATGACTGGATTACCTGTATCGACGCTTAACCGCTACATAAAGAACAAAACGATACCCCAAACTCAGAAG